TCTATTGCTGTGGTTCTTATGGTGACCCTCTCTGCAACGTTAATCTACTTGGTTGACAATCTCTTTAGATGGGCTGCTACACAGGTGTTCTAATGGTTTTTGCATCAGATGAATCTGAAAATAGTTTGATGTTGTCTGAGGAGGAAGTTGCAGAACTTACCTCCAAAGGCGCACGTTGGTATGCAGTCCAGGTTGCCTCTGGCTGTGAAAATCGGGTCAAGATGAATTTGGAACAGCGAATTGAAACTCTAGATGTGGCAAATCGCATTTTCCAAATTGAAATTCCCCAAACCCCAATCCTCAAGCCCACTAAGGCGGGTAAGCCCAAGGAAAGCAATGAAAAAGTTTTCCCTGGCTATGTTCTCGTTCGTATGATTATGGACGATGAATCTTGGCAAGTCGTCAAGAACACGCCTAATGTCATTAACTTTGTTGGAGCCGAGCAAAAGCGACGCTATGGCAGAGGTCGAGGACACGTGACTCCCGTTCCCCTGGGTGCAGGTGAGGTCGATCGCATCTTCAAACAAGCATTGGAACAGAAGCCTCTAGTCAAATTTGATATGGCTACGGGTGACAAGGTAATAGTGTTAAACGGTCCCTTTAAGGACTTTGAGGGTGAGGTGATTGAGGTCACTCCTGAGCGCGGCAAGCTCAAGGCACTTCTTTCCATTTTTGGCAGAGACACGCCCGTAGAGTTGGAATTTAACCAGGTTCAGAAACAGAGCTAAATCGGTAATGGCAAAAAAAGTTGTAGCAATTATTAAACTAGCAATCACTGCTGGTAAAGCGAACCCGGCTCCTCCCATTGGTCCTGCCTTGGGTCAGCACGGGGTCAACATCATGATGTTCTGCAAAGAATATAATGCCCGCACCATGGATCAGGCGGGTCTTGTCATTCCAGTAGAAATCTCGGTATTTGAAGACCGCAGTTTCACGTTTATTCTCAAAACACCGCCTGCATCTGTGCTGATTTGCAAAGCAGCAGGCATTGAACGCGGTTCGGGCGAACCCAACAAAACGAAGGTGGGTTCCATTACTCAGGCTCAGCTTCAAGAGATCGCTCAGACCAAGCTGCCTGACCTTAACGCAAACGATATTGAAGCTGCAATGAAAATTGTCGCTGGAACTGCCCGTAACATGGGTGTTTCCATCGTTTAAGCTGTTGTCATTGTATTCAGAATTCATGTTCAACCTATTGTGGGGGAGGGGCAGCGCCTCGCTAATACCCCAGGAGATTAAAAATGGCTAAAAAAGTATCCCGTCGATTGCAAGAATTGCAGAAGAAGGTCGAAGAGCGAACCTATCAGCCTTTAGAAGCTTTAACTTTGCTGAAAGAAACTGCAACGGCCAAGTTTGTAGAATCGGCTGAAGCGCATATCCGTCTTGGTATTGACCCTAAGTACAGCGACCAACAGATCAGAACGACTGTGGCGTTGCCTAAAGGTACAGGGCAGGTGACCCGAGTTGCTGTGATTGCTAGAGGCGAAAAGGTCACAGAAGCGACGAACGCTGGAGCAGATCTCTCAGGCTCGGAAGAGTTGATTGAGGATATTGCTAAAGGCATGATGGATTTTGATGTGCTGATTGCTACGCCCGACATGATGCCTCAGGTGGCAAAGTTGGGTCGTCAACTAGGGCCTCGTGGATTAATGCCTTCTCCTAAGGGTGGTACCGTTACCTTTGATGTGGCGCAAGCTATTTCTGAGTTCAAAGCTGGTAAGCTGGAGTTCCGGGCTGACCGAACAGGTATTGTTCATGTTTTGTTTGGCAAGGCTTCTTTCTCAGAAGATGATTTGCTGACTAACCTGAAGGCGTTGCAGGAAACGATCGATCGCAATCGCCCTTCAGGAGCAAAGGGCCGTTTTTGGCGGACGATGTATATCTCGTCAACTATGGGACCTTCTATTGAGCTAGACATTAATGCTCTCCGCGACCTGAAGACTGACGCTAACTAAGGAGCGCCTAGAATTGCAGATTTTGTCCAAACTAAATCAGTAGAACCCAAGACAGCAGGTGCCATGTGCTTAATTGCCTGCCGAGGTTTGAATTTCAACTTGTCGTGTGTGACGGGTTTAAAGAAATTTGAAAACCTCGGAGTCTGAGCCGAGGTTTTTTATTGAGAATAGTTTTGTCTTAGAAAACAACCTAGAAGTTTGGACGACAAATAGTTTATCCCGGTTTTTCAAGGAGGTGAGATACGTATGGGTAGAACGCTAGAAGAGAAGAAAGGCACTGTGTCTGATCTCAAGGAAACTTTGAGTCATGCTCAGTTGGCAGTGGTTATTGACTATAAAGGTCTAACCGTTGCTGAAATGACCGACTTGCGCAATCGTCTCCGCCCCAAAGGTGGACAATGCAAGATTGCTAAGAACACGCTGATGAAGATTGCGATCGCGGGTGACAAAAAATGGGAAACCATGTCGCCCCTTTGCAAAGATTCTGCCGCATTCTTACTAATCGGCGAAGACATTGGTGGTGCCCTCAAGGCTTACCAAGAGTTCCAAAAAGTCTCCAAAAAATCCACCATTATGGGTGGCGCTATGGAGGGCAAGATTCTGAGCGAAGACCAGGTTAAGGCGATCGCTGACCTGCCTTCTAAAGAGCAACTCATGGCACAAATTGCGGGTGCCCTCAATGCTGTTACCGCCAAGATTGCCATTGGCATCAATCAAGTGCCTTCTGGTTTAGCAAGAGCGCTGCAAGCGGTTGCTGACAAAGAGCAGTAATGCTGGTTTCACTCATCATTCCTCGTTTCAATCTTATTCACTAAGGAGTTTCGTCCATGTCTACTAAAACTGATTCCATTCTTGAAGAACTAAAGACTCTGACTCTACTCGAAGCCTCTGAACTGGTTAAAGGCATCGAAGAAGCCTTCGGCGTTAGTGCTGCGGCTCCTGTTGGCGGCATGATGATGGCTGCGGCTCCAGGTGCTCCGGCTGAAGAAGTTGAAGAGCAGACCGAATTTAATGTTGTCCTTGAAGAAGTGCCTGCTGATAAGAAGATTTCCGTTCTAAAGGCAGTTCGTGAATTAACTGGCTTAGGCTTGAAAGAAGCCAAAGATTTGGTGGAATCCACACCTAAGGCTGTTAAAGAAGGCATTGCTAAAGAGGCGGCTGAGGAAGCTAAGAAAGCCCTCGAAACCGCAGGCGGTAAAGCTTCTATTAAGTAAAATTTCTCCTATTAGCTGAAAGTAGAAATAACTCGGTGAGTTGTCTCTACTTCCCACAGGGAGTATAAAGACCCTCAATCTTTTAGGAAGTTGGGGGTCTTTTTGTCAGTTAGCCCTTACTTCAGATTTAGCAATCCTTCTTCCTTCAATTTTGGATCAAATCGAATTGGCATTCTCACACCTCGCAACTCTAGCCCTAATAAAACTTCAGCTTCTACTCG
The DNA window shown above is from Timaviella obliquedivisa GSE-PSE-MK23-08B and carries:
- the nusG gene encoding transcription termination/antitermination protein NusG yields the protein MVFASDESENSLMLSEEEVAELTSKGARWYAVQVASGCENRVKMNLEQRIETLDVANRIFQIEIPQTPILKPTKAGKPKESNEKVFPGYVLVRMIMDDESWQVVKNTPNVINFVGAEQKRRYGRGRGHVTPVPLGAGEVDRIFKQALEQKPLVKFDMATGDKVIVLNGPFKDFEGEVIEVTPERGKLKALLSIFGRDTPVELEFNQVQKQS
- the rplK gene encoding 50S ribosomal protein L11 → MAKKVVAIIKLAITAGKANPAPPIGPALGQHGVNIMMFCKEYNARTMDQAGLVIPVEISVFEDRSFTFILKTPPASVLICKAAGIERGSGEPNKTKVGSITQAQLQEIAQTKLPDLNANDIEAAMKIVAGTARNMGVSIV
- the rplA gene encoding 50S ribosomal protein L1 → MAKKVSRRLQELQKKVEERTYQPLEALTLLKETATAKFVESAEAHIRLGIDPKYSDQQIRTTVALPKGTGQVTRVAVIARGEKVTEATNAGADLSGSEELIEDIAKGMMDFDVLIATPDMMPQVAKLGRQLGPRGLMPSPKGGTVTFDVAQAISEFKAGKLEFRADRTGIVHVLFGKASFSEDDLLTNLKALQETIDRNRPSGAKGRFWRTMYISSTMGPSIELDINALRDLKTDAN
- the rplJ gene encoding 50S ribosomal protein L10; amino-acid sequence: MGRTLEEKKGTVSDLKETLSHAQLAVVIDYKGLTVAEMTDLRNRLRPKGGQCKIAKNTLMKIAIAGDKKWETMSPLCKDSAAFLLIGEDIGGALKAYQEFQKVSKKSTIMGGAMEGKILSEDQVKAIADLPSKEQLMAQIAGALNAVTAKIAIGINQVPSGLARALQAVADKEQ
- the rplL gene encoding 50S ribosomal protein L7/L12; this encodes MSTKTDSILEELKTLTLLEASELVKGIEEAFGVSAAAPVGGMMMAAAPGAPAEEVEEQTEFNVVLEEVPADKKISVLKAVRELTGLGLKEAKDLVESTPKAVKEGIAKEAAEEAKKALETAGGKASIK